One region of Lathamus discolor isolate bLatDis1 chromosome 2, bLatDis1.hap1, whole genome shotgun sequence genomic DNA includes:
- the TRIL gene encoding TLR4 interactor with leucine rich repeats has protein sequence MGAPRWVRLMVLPRVLWGSVPLFFLLLPAAGSICPEPCDCQQHQHLLCTNRGLRSVPKAAEPQDILTYSLGGNFIANISAFDFHRLAGLQRLDLQYNRIRSLHPKAFERLDRLEELYLGNNLLPALAPGTLSALAKLRILYVNANEIGRLSAASFSGLSSLVKLRLDGNELGSLGDSTFSGLPNLLYLHLESNRIRWLSRGAFTGLAKLRFLDLSGNQQSSLRHPDIFGPLRSLHTLLLASNSLQQLTGGLFQHLPGLAKLSLSGNRLAHLAPDAFTGLGSLKELRLEGNLLSHLPAALLEPLSSLEVLDLSRNALTSLHPATFSHLGRLRELSLRDNALTTLPGELFASNPALYRLELEGNAWSCDCRLRGLKHWLGAWHSQGRLLTVFVQCRLPPALAGKYLDYLQDAQLPPPQDGGSCHDGASSSAASPPPSVEGLGSSNSSGAGLPRGPPGPPPSASTARLQGAPEGPAAPPRAAAEAGSPTPPLPARPSAAGPAPPSAAWPRRAGKPRSAPAAGVPPLVSDPCDFNKLFLCNLSVETVGSTSVTVRWAVRPHRSPRLLGPVRFRLLFDRFGAAVKFQRFVYLPERGEPAATLRELRPDTPYLVCVEGILGGRVCPVAPRDHCAGLVTLPESGAAAAGGARGPDQQLLTLVLLAVNALLLFAALAAWASRLLRKKVLGRRRRKAAPVHVRHLYSTRRPLRSMGTGVSNDFSGFQSHRPPRGAACALSEADLIEFPCERFMDSSGGGGGRHGDDHLLQRFAD, from the coding sequence ATGGGGGCGCCGCGCTGGGTCCGCCTGATGGTGCTGCCACGGGTGCTCTGGGGCTCCGtccccctcttcttcctgctgctgcccgcGGCCGGGTCCATCTGCCCCGAGCCATGCGACTGCCAGCAACACCAGCACCTCCTCTGCACCAACCGGGGCCTGCGCTCCGTGCCCAAGGCTGCCGAGCCCCAGGATATTCTCACCTACAGCCTCGGGGGCAACTTCATCGCCAACATCTCTGCCTTCGACTTCCACCGCCTGGCAGGGCTCCAGCGCCTGGACCTGCAGTACAACCGGATCCGCTCGCTGCATCCCAAGGCCTTTGAGCGCCTGGATCGGCTGGAGGAACTCTACCTGGGCAACAACCTGCTGCCGGCGCTGGCCCCTGGCACCCTCAGTGCCCTGGCTAAGCTGCGCATCCTCTACGTGAACGCAAATGAGATCGGCCGCCTCAGCGCTGCCTCCTTCTCTGGCCTCAGCAGCCTTGTCAAGCTGCGGCTGGATGGCAATGAGCTGGGCTCGCTGGGCGACTCCACTTTCTCAGGGCTGCCGAACTTACTCTACCTGCACCTGGAGTCCAACCGCATCCGCTGGCTGAGCCGCGGTGCCTTCACTGGCCTGGCTAAGTTGCGCTTCCTTGACCTCTCCGGGAACCAGCAGAGCTCCCTTCGCCACCCAGACATTTTCGGGCCGCTGCGCTCCCTCCacaccctgctgctggccagcaacagcctgcagcagctcacaggGGGGCTCTTCCAGCACCTGCCCGGCTTGGCAAAGCTCTCTCTCAGTGGCAACCGGCTGGCTCACCTGGCCCCCGATGCCTTCACTGGCCTGGGCTCACTGAAGGAGCTGCGCCTGGAGGGAAACCTGCTGAGCCAcctgcctgctgccctgctggAGCCGCTGAGCAGCCTGGAGGTGCTGGATCTGAGCCGCAACGCGCTGACCTCCCTACATCCTGCCACCTTCAGCCATCTCGGCCGCCTGCGGGAGCTCAGCCTGCGAGACAACGCGCTGACCACCCTCCCCGGCGAGCTCTTTGCCTCCAACCCGGCTCTCTACCGcctggagctggaggggaacGCCTGGAGCTGCGACTGCCGCCTCCGCGGCCTCAAGCACTGGCTGGGGGCCTGGCACTCCCAGGGCCGCCTGCTGACGGTCTTCGTGCAGTGCCGCCTGCCTCCCGCCCTGGCCGGCAAGTACCTCGACTACCTGCAGGACGCCCAGCTCCCCCCGCCGCAGGACGGCGGATCCTGCCACGACGGTGCCTCTTCCTCCGCCGCGTCCCCGCCGCCGTCTGTCGAGGGGCTcggcagcagcaacagcagcggCGCGGGACTGCCCCGCGGGcccccggggccgccgccgTCCGCCTCCACCGCTCGCCTGCAGGGGGCGCCCGAGGGCCCGGCGGCGCCGCCGAGGGCCGCGGCGGAGGCCGGCAGCCCCACTccgccgctgcccgcccgcccCTCGGCGGCCGGACCGGCACCGCCCAGCGCGGCGTGGCCCCGGCGGGCAGGGAAGCCCCGCTCGGCGCCGGCTGCCGGGGTGCCACCGCTGGTGTCCGACCCGTGCGACTTCAACAAGCTGTTCCTCTGCAACCTGTCGGTGGAGACGGTGGGCTCCACCTCGGTGACGGTGCGCTGGGCCGTGCGGCCGCACCGCAGCCCCCGCCTGCTGGGGCCGGTGCGGTTCCGCCTTCTGTTCGACCGCTTCGGCGCCGCCGTCAAGTTCCAGCGCTTCGTCTACCTGCCGGAGCGCGGGGAACCGGCCGCCACTCTGCGGGAGCTCCGCCCGGACACCCCCTACCTCGTCTGCGTCGAGGGCATCCTCGGCGGCCGCGTGTGCCCGGTGGCGCCGCGGGACCACTGCGCCGGGCTGGTCACCCTGCCCGagagcggggcggcggcggcgggcggggcccGCGGCCCCGACCAGCAGCTCCTcaccctggtgctgctggcGGTGAACGCGCTGCTGCTCTTCGCGGCGCTCGCCGCCTGGGCCTCCCGCCTGCTGAGGAAGAAGGTGctggggcggcggcggcggaagGCCGCCCCCGTCCACGTGCGGCATCTCTACTCCACCCGCCGGCCCCTCCGCTCCATGGGCACCGGCGTCTCCAACGACTTCTCGGGCTTCCAGTCGCACCGGCCGCCCCGCGGCGCGGCCTGCGCCCTCAGCGAGGCCGACCTCATCGAGTTCCCCTGCGAGCGCTTCATGGACAGcagcggcggtggcggcggaCGCCACGGCGACGACCACCTGCTGCAGCGCTTCGCCGACTGA